The following proteins are encoded in a genomic region of Longimicrobiaceae bacterium:
- a CDS encoding trimeric intracellular cation channel family protein — protein MIYALQLLGVAVFAASGALSAGRKRMDLMGVLVIAIVTALGGGTIRDVLLDRHPVFWIANPAFVVVSIAGAVATLLFARTRRPPVHSLAIADALGLGFFTIGGVQIALQAGVGGVVAVLMGTITGAAGGVIRDVLSAEIPLIFRKGHLYASTAIAGATLFLLLEAAGLAYPVPSLAGMVAIVGLRFASILRGWKLPVFEVYEERRGDEPRDGG, from the coding sequence ATGATCTACGCGCTGCAGCTCCTGGGCGTGGCGGTGTTCGCGGCCAGCGGTGCGCTCTCGGCCGGGCGCAAGCGGATGGACCTGATGGGAGTGCTGGTCATCGCCATCGTGACCGCCCTCGGCGGGGGAACCATCCGCGACGTGCTCCTCGACCGGCATCCCGTCTTCTGGATCGCGAATCCGGCGTTCGTGGTGGTCAGCATCGCGGGCGCGGTCGCCACGCTGCTCTTCGCACGGACGCGCCGGCCGCCCGTGCACTCGCTGGCGATCGCGGACGCGCTCGGCCTCGGCTTCTTCACCATCGGCGGGGTGCAGATCGCGCTGCAGGCGGGGGTGGGCGGGGTCGTCGCGGTGCTGATGGGGACGATCACCGGGGCGGCCGGCGGGGTGATCCGGGACGTGCTCTCGGCGGAGATCCCGCTCATCTTCCGTAAGGGACACCTGTACGCCTCGACCGCGATCGCGGGAGCCACGCTCTTCCTGCTCCTGGAGGCGGCGGGGCTCGCCTATCCCGTTCCCTCGCTGGCCGGAATGGTCGCCATCGTCGGGCTGCGCTTCGCGTCCATCCTGCGGGGCTGGAAGCTGCCGGTGTTCGAGGTCTACGAGGAGCGGCGGGGAGACGAGCCGCGCGACGGAGGATGA
- a CDS encoding DUF3419 family protein: protein MAAERSGRDRAAWDFIRYASVWEDADLLCAALAPTAAGGRLLSVASAGDNALALLTMDPAEVVAVDLNPAQLAAAELRIAAFRHLYHPDLLGFLGVAEAPRRLDTYRRLRDELTPGARGFWDAHPDTVAGGIVHAGKFERYLRTFRRFVLPLVHSGRTIEALREPRSVAEQREFYAREWDTWRWRAMFRLFFSRAVMGRLGRDPALFDHVGGVSTGDRILARTRYALTELPVRPNPYCAYIMTGTYPPEALPRYLRPEHFEAIRARLDRVRLVHGGVESVDGPFDGFNLSDVFEYMGPAEHARVYGALVDRANPGARLAYWNMMARRARPEAEAGRVRRLEAEARELHARDNAWFYSAFHLDEVA, encoded by the coding sequence GTGGCGGCTGAGCGCTCCGGGCGCGACCGCGCCGCCTGGGACTTCATCCGCTACGCCAGCGTCTGGGAGGACGCGGACCTCCTGTGCGCGGCGCTCGCCCCCACCGCGGCGGGCGGGCGCCTCCTTTCCGTCGCCTCCGCCGGGGACAACGCGCTCGCGCTCCTGACAATGGACCCCGCCGAGGTCGTGGCGGTGGACCTCAACCCCGCGCAGCTCGCCGCGGCCGAGCTGCGGATCGCCGCTTTTCGCCACCTGTACCACCCCGACCTCCTGGGCTTCCTGGGCGTCGCGGAGGCGCCCCGGAGACTCGACACCTACCGCCGGCTCCGCGACGAGCTCACCCCGGGCGCCCGCGGGTTCTGGGACGCACACCCGGACACCGTCGCGGGCGGCATCGTCCACGCCGGCAAGTTCGAGCGCTACCTGCGCACCTTCCGCCGCTTCGTCCTCCCGCTGGTCCACTCCGGCCGCACCATCGAGGCGCTGCGCGAGCCCCGTTCAGTGGCGGAGCAGCGGGAGTTCTACGCGCGAGAGTGGGACACCTGGCGCTGGCGCGCGATGTTCCGCCTCTTCTTCAGCCGCGCGGTCATGGGGCGGCTGGGGCGCGATCCCGCCCTCTTCGACCACGTGGGCGGCGTCTCCACGGGCGACCGGATCCTGGCGCGCACCCGCTACGCCCTCACGGAGCTGCCGGTGCGCCCGAATCCGTACTGCGCCTACATCATGACGGGCACCTACCCACCCGAGGCCCTGCCGCGCTACCTGCGCCCCGAGCACTTCGAAGCCATCCGGGCGCGCCTGGACCGCGTCCGGCTGGTCCACGGCGGGGTCGAGAGCGTGGACGGCCCCTTCGACGGCTTCAACCTGTCGGACGTGTTCGAGTACATGGGTCCGGCCGAGCACGCGCGCGTCTACGGCGCGCTGGTGGACCGCGCCAACCCCGGCGCGCGCCTGGCCTACTGGAACATGATGGCGCGCCGGGCACGGCCCGAGGCGGAGGCCGGTCGCGTCCGGCGCCTGGAGGCCGAGGCGAGGGAGCTGCACGCGCGCGACAACGCCTGGTTCTACTCCGCGTTCCACCTGGACGAGGTGGCGTGA
- a CDS encoding PEP/pyruvate-binding domain-containing protein, with the protein MADSVLGTRRVLAPDAALAAGPEAVGGKAYNLARLGATGVRVPRWIVVPVDAFEAVALAGRDSPRLPDDAEAVRSAVAATTLPADFVDEVVRALRDAGITGVPLAVRSSAASEDGAGASFAGQFDTVLGVPAGDRRAVADAIRAVWASAFNAHALAYGGGGVRMAVVLQELVEPDVSGVGFSADPVTGSRDTVVVSAVYGLGEGLVSGELDADTFHSAAREGGEDDVRAVLAHKDRAVRPSAAGTEIVPVEPELRDARTLSDGEVRRISATLRELERALGAPQDVEWALAPAEGRPRELFVLQARPITTLGSPSPSRPAAPAEAPRTGERRIWDNSNIVESYAGVTTPLTFSFARSVYEDVYRQFCAVVGVENALVERNRHVFANMLGLVRGRVYYNLLNWYRVLALLPGFSLNRAFMERMMGVREKLESPPEAPRAASRGRDALRVARMLRKLTAANRGLTREVPAFHARVDAALAPLARADLSTWDADELLALYRRLEEDLLRHWQTPLVNDFFAMIWFGVLGRLVEKWLPDAPPTLVNDLLAGEGGIISVEPARRVMALARDVSAEPALRAAFDRVPDDGALWREIATADELRPLRDAMAAYLEKFGDRCTNELKLETVTLGENPEFLVQMVRTYVRSGMTDPDATREREQEIRRAAEARVRASLRGPRRSVFFGVLRRTRERVRDRENLRFERTRVFGVVRRIFVGIGTRMADAGLLREARDVFWLRTEEVFGTLDGTATVGDLRAVVEQRKAEFAAYEREPSPPERFETFGPPALSFAALAPDAPSTDVDAPTLKGTGCCPGVVRARVRVVTDPREAGVLDGHVLVAERTDPGWTLLFPPAAGLLVQRGSLLSHSAIVAREMGLPCIVGIPGLMQTLRDGEIVEMDGTTGVVLRLEQAGEDRGG; encoded by the coding sequence TTGGCGGATAGCGTCCTCGGCACCCGCCGGGTGCTCGCCCCGGACGCGGCGCTCGCCGCCGGACCCGAGGCCGTGGGCGGGAAGGCGTACAACCTCGCCCGCCTGGGCGCGACGGGAGTGCGGGTGCCGCGGTGGATCGTGGTCCCGGTGGACGCGTTCGAAGCCGTCGCGCTCGCCGGGCGGGACTCCCCGCGGTTGCCCGACGACGCGGAGGCGGTCCGATCCGCCGTGGCGGCGACGACGCTCCCCGCCGACTTCGTGGACGAGGTGGTCCGCGCCCTCCGGGACGCCGGAATCACGGGCGTCCCGCTCGCCGTCCGCTCCTCCGCCGCCTCCGAGGACGGCGCCGGAGCCTCGTTCGCCGGGCAGTTCGACACGGTGCTCGGCGTGCCCGCGGGCGACAGGCGGGCGGTTGCCGACGCGATCCGTGCCGTGTGGGCGTCCGCCTTCAACGCCCACGCCCTCGCGTACGGCGGGGGCGGGGTGCGGATGGCGGTCGTCCTGCAGGAGCTGGTGGAGCCCGACGTGTCCGGGGTCGGCTTCTCGGCGGACCCGGTAACGGGGAGCCGCGACACCGTTGTGGTGAGCGCCGTCTACGGGCTGGGCGAGGGGCTGGTGAGCGGTGAGTTGGACGCGGACACCTTCCACTCGGCCGCACGCGAGGGCGGGGAGGACGATGTCCGTGCCGTGCTCGCCCACAAGGACCGGGCGGTGCGTCCCTCGGCGGCGGGGACGGAGATCGTGCCGGTCGAGCCGGAGCTGCGGGACGCGCGGACGCTGTCGGACGGCGAGGTGCGCCGGATCAGCGCGACGCTCCGGGAGCTGGAGCGGGCCCTGGGGGCGCCGCAGGACGTGGAGTGGGCGCTCGCCCCGGCGGAGGGGCGCCCTCGCGAGCTGTTCGTCCTCCAGGCGCGGCCGATCACCACGCTCGGCTCGCCGTCTCCCTCGCGGCCGGCAGCTCCGGCCGAGGCGCCCCGGACGGGCGAGCGCCGCATCTGGGACAACAGCAACATCGTCGAGAGCTACGCGGGAGTCACCACCCCGCTGACCTTCTCGTTCGCGCGTAGCGTCTACGAAGACGTGTACCGGCAGTTCTGCGCGGTCGTGGGTGTGGAGAACGCGCTGGTGGAGCGGAACCGGCACGTCTTCGCGAACATGCTCGGGCTGGTGCGTGGGCGCGTCTACTACAACCTCCTGAACTGGTACCGCGTCCTCGCGCTGCTGCCGGGCTTCTCCCTCAACCGCGCCTTCATGGAGCGGATGATGGGGGTGCGCGAGAAGCTGGAGAGTCCGCCGGAAGCCCCCCGCGCGGCCTCGCGCGGGCGCGATGCGCTCCGGGTCGCGCGGATGCTGCGGAAGCTCACGGCGGCCAACCGCGGGCTCACCCGGGAGGTGCCCGCGTTCCACGCGCGCGTGGACGCCGCGCTGGCGCCGCTCGCGCGGGCGGACCTGTCCACGTGGGACGCGGACGAGCTCCTGGCGCTCTACCGTCGCCTGGAGGAGGACCTCCTCCGCCACTGGCAGACGCCGCTGGTGAACGACTTCTTCGCGATGATCTGGTTCGGCGTGCTCGGCCGGCTCGTGGAGAAGTGGCTCCCGGACGCGCCGCCGACGCTCGTGAACGACCTCCTGGCGGGGGAGGGCGGCATCATCTCGGTCGAGCCCGCCCGGCGCGTCATGGCTCTCGCTCGCGACGTGTCCGCCGAGCCGGCGCTCCGGGCCGCCTTCGACCGCGTCCCGGACGACGGGGCGCTCTGGCGGGAGATCGCCACCGCCGACGAGCTGCGGCCGCTCCGGGACGCGATGGCCGCCTACCTGGAGAAATTCGGCGACCGCTGCACCAACGAGCTGAAGCTGGAGACCGTCACCCTCGGCGAGAACCCGGAGTTCCTGGTGCAGATGGTCCGCACCTACGTCCGCTCGGGGATGACGGACCCGGACGCCACGCGCGAGCGCGAGCAGGAGATCCGGCGCGCCGCGGAGGCCCGGGTCCGCGCGTCTCTTCGCGGGCCGCGCCGGAGCGTCTTCTTCGGCGTGCTGCGGCGCACGCGCGAGCGGGTGCGCGACCGCGAGAACCTCCGCTTCGAGCGGACCCGCGTCTTCGGCGTCGTCCGGCGGATCTTCGTCGGCATCGGCACGCGCATGGCCGACGCCGGTCTCCTCCGGGAGGCGCGCGACGTGTTCTGGCTGCGGACGGAGGAGGTGTTCGGGACCCTGGACGGCACCGCGACGGTGGGCGACCTCCGCGCCGTCGTCGAGCAACGGAAGGCGGAGTTCGCCGCGTACGAGCGCGAGCCCTCGCCGCCGGAGCGCTTCGAGACCTTCGGCCCGCCCGCGCTCTCCTTCGCCGCCCTCGCTCCCGACGCCCCCTCCACCGACGTGGACGCGCCCACGCTGAAGGGAACCGGCTGCTGCCCGGGGGTCGTGCGCGCGCGGGTGCGCGTGGTCACGGATCCGCGGGAGGCCGGCGTGCTCGACGGGCACGTCCTCGTCGCGGAGCGCACCGACCCGGGGTGGACGCTCCTCTTCCCCCCGGCCGCCGGGCTCCTCGTGCAGCGGGGGAGCCTCCTCAGCCACTCGGCGATCGTCGCGCGGGAGATGGGGCTCCCCTGCATCGTCGGCATCCCGGGGCTGATGCAGACGCTCCGCGACGGCGAGATCGTGGAGATGGACGGCACGACGGGGGTGGTGCTGCGGCTGGAGCAGGCGGGGGAGGACCGTGGCGGCTGA
- a CDS encoding UbiA family prenyltransferase, which yields MSTGVASPPAAPERAAERALPFPRRFGIYQRERFPLAGYVPLIAVFTFSAAAYSRLARGAPGFVPLDRFLVGVFTALVFFFLLRVLDEHKDAEVDRRYRPELPVPRGLVSLRELRAVAGGALALVVALNLLAAPVLLWACLAVAAWAALMTKEFFVPRWLRAHPAAYLATHMAIMPMIDGYTTGLDWLAERVEPPAGLWLFLLVTFLNGVVIEVGRKIRAPGGEREGVDTYTSAWGVRNAPLVWLATLAATALTAWLAARHVGIGEVAAVVLALAALATAVPALRFLRAPDPASAKRIETASGAWTIAMYLLLGAGPFVARWIGGPLGG from the coding sequence ATGAGCACGGGCGTGGCGTCGCCCCCGGCCGCGCCGGAACGGGCCGCCGAGCGCGCGCTGCCGTTCCCGCGCCGCTTCGGCATCTACCAGCGGGAGCGCTTCCCGCTCGCCGGGTACGTCCCGCTGATCGCCGTCTTCACCTTCTCGGCCGCGGCGTACTCGCGCCTGGCGCGCGGCGCGCCGGGCTTCGTCCCGCTGGACCGCTTCCTCGTCGGTGTCTTCACCGCGCTCGTCTTCTTCTTCCTCCTCCGCGTGCTGGACGAGCACAAGGACGCGGAGGTGGACCGCCGCTACCGCCCGGAACTGCCGGTGCCGCGCGGGCTGGTCTCGCTCCGGGAGCTGCGGGCGGTGGCCGGCGGCGCGCTCGCGCTGGTCGTCGCCCTCAACCTGCTGGCCGCCCCCGTCCTCCTGTGGGCCTGCCTGGCCGTGGCCGCCTGGGCGGCGCTGATGACGAAGGAGTTCTTCGTCCCGCGCTGGCTCCGCGCCCACCCCGCTGCGTACCTGGCGACGCACATGGCGATCATGCCCATGATCGACGGGTACACCACGGGGCTGGACTGGCTCGCCGAGAGGGTGGAGCCGCCGGCCGGGCTCTGGCTCTTCCTCCTGGTCACCTTCCTCAACGGCGTCGTGATCGAAGTGGGCCGGAAGATCCGCGCTCCCGGCGGCGAGCGCGAAGGGGTGGACACCTACACCTCCGCCTGGGGCGTCCGGAACGCGCCCCTGGTCTGGCTCGCCACGCTGGCAGCGACGGCGCTCACCGCCTGGCTGGCCGCGCGCCACGTCGGCATCGGCGAGGTGGCGGCCGTCGTCCTCGCGCTCGCGGCGCTCGCGACCGCGGTCCCCGCCCTCCGCTTCCTCCGCGCGCCGGACCCGGCGTCCGCCAAGCGGATCGAGACCGCCTCGGGCGCGTGGACGATCGCCATGTACCTGCTGCTGGGCGCGGGGCCGTTCGTCGCCCGCTGGATCGGGGGGCCGCTTGGCGGATAG
- a CDS encoding hydroxymethylglutaryl-CoA reductase, producing MPIPADRAREIAERLSRGAAPEALQGRLASTPSSERPVPPGPPHPFSWTAEAREARVAFLESRGISVDALAGREPPPDPSTLQGSIEGYVGMTQIPTGVIGPLRVNGLHAHGDFYVPLATSEGALVASYGRGARLISMAGGAAALVTTEQVQRAPAFIFGTMGEAALFAAWAVGEVERFREIAAGRTGHGRLLDMMTHVEANHVHLIFAFHTGDAAGQNMVTFCTAAICEAILADAPVKPRSWFLESNMSGDKKANALSFMQTRGRNAMAEVVLPRVLVERGLRTTPERMTEYWRLSFVGGVQTGSIGVSGHVANGIAALFLACGQDVACVSEASVGVTRMELTEEGDLYCAVTLPNLIVGTVGGGTRLPTARECLRMMDCLGDDRASKLAEICAATALGGEISIVGALCAGDFASAHARLGRMKGTG from the coding sequence ATGCCGATCCCCGCCGATCGTGCCCGGGAGATCGCGGAGCGCCTCAGCCGCGGCGCCGCCCCCGAGGCACTCCAGGGACGCCTCGCGTCCACCCCTTCGTCCGAACGCCCCGTCCCGCCCGGTCCGCCGCACCCGTTCTCCTGGACGGCCGAGGCCCGGGAGGCGCGAGTCGCCTTCCTGGAATCGCGCGGGATCTCCGTGGACGCGCTCGCCGGCCGCGAGCCCCCGCCGGACCCGTCCACGCTCCAGGGCAGCATCGAAGGCTACGTGGGGATGACCCAGATCCCGACGGGCGTCATCGGTCCGCTGCGCGTGAACGGGCTCCACGCGCACGGCGACTTCTACGTTCCCCTCGCCACCTCGGAGGGCGCGCTGGTGGCGAGCTACGGCCGCGGCGCGCGCCTCATCAGCATGGCGGGGGGCGCGGCGGCGCTGGTCACCACCGAGCAGGTGCAGCGCGCTCCGGCCTTCATCTTCGGGACCATGGGCGAGGCGGCGCTCTTCGCGGCCTGGGCGGTGGGAGAGGTGGAGCGATTCCGGGAGATCGCCGCCGGACGCACCGGGCACGGGCGGCTGCTGGACATGATGACGCACGTGGAGGCGAACCACGTCCACCTGATCTTCGCCTTCCACACGGGTGACGCGGCCGGGCAGAACATGGTGACCTTCTGCACGGCGGCCATCTGCGAGGCGATCCTGGCGGACGCGCCGGTGAAGCCCCGCTCGTGGTTCCTGGAGTCCAACATGTCCGGGGACAAGAAGGCCAACGCGCTCAGCTTCATGCAGACGCGGGGGCGCAACGCCATGGCCGAGGTGGTGCTCCCGCGGGTCCTGGTGGAGCGGGGGCTGCGCACCACACCGGAGCGCATGACGGAGTACTGGCGCCTCAGCTTCGTGGGCGGGGTGCAGACGGGCTCCATCGGCGTCAGCGGACACGTGGCGAACGGGATCGCGGCGCTCTTCCTGGCCTGCGGGCAGGACGTGGCGTGCGTCAGCGAGGCGAGCGTAGGGGTCACGCGGATGGAGCTGACGGAGGAGGGCGACCTGTACTGCGCGGTGACGCTCCCCAACCTGATCGTCGGCACCGTGGGCGGCGGGACGCGCCTGCCGACCGCGCGCGAGTGCCTGCGGATGATGGACTGCCTGGGCGACGATCGCGCCTCGAAGCTGGCCGAGATCTGCGCGGCGACCGCGCTGGGCGGGGAGATCTCCATCGTGGGGGCGCTCTGCGCGGGCGACTTCGCCTCCGCGCACGCGCGCCTGGGGCGGATGAAGGGGACGGGATGA
- a CDS encoding O-acetyl-ADP-ribose deacetylase: MNSSASPSPCERVEVVEGDITKLAVDAVVNAANSSLLGGGGVDGAIHRAAGPGLLEECRRLGGCRTGEAKITGGHGLPARHVIHTVGPVWQGGGAGEDELLARCYRSSLQLAVDHGLRTVAFPAISTGVYRFPVERAAEIAVGEVLAFLDRDSTVKSVLLVAFGAESRRSLLTALRAKCI, encoded by the coding sequence ATGAACAGCAGCGCATCCCCCTCGCCCTGCGAGCGCGTGGAAGTCGTGGAAGGAGACATCACGAAGCTCGCGGTGGACGCCGTCGTGAACGCCGCGAACTCGTCGCTGCTGGGTGGCGGTGGCGTGGACGGCGCGATCCACCGCGCCGCCGGCCCGGGGCTGCTGGAGGAGTGCCGGCGGCTCGGAGGGTGCCGCACCGGCGAGGCGAAGATCACCGGCGGGCACGGTCTCCCCGCGCGGCACGTGATCCACACGGTGGGTCCGGTCTGGCAGGGCGGCGGGGCGGGGGAGGACGAGCTGCTCGCGCGCTGCTATCGCAGCTCGCTTCAGCTCGCGGTCGATCACGGCCTCCGGACGGTGGCGTTCCCGGCCATCAGCACGGGCGTGTACCGCTTCCCGGTGGAGCGCGCGGCGGAGATCGCCGTGGGAGAGGTTCTGGCCTTCCTGGACCGCGACAGCACTGTGAAAAGCGTCCTCCTGGTCGCCTTCGGAGCGGAATCCCGGCGTTCACTCTTGACGGCGCTCCGCGCGAAGTGTATATGA